The following are encoded in a window of Vigna unguiculata cultivar IT97K-499-35 chromosome 8, ASM411807v1, whole genome shotgun sequence genomic DNA:
- the LOC114193082 gene encoding GATA transcription factor 25 — translation MEPPAMYGHSQPLNMPPQISAAESGDGSGPDPALDAHHHIHYEPHALEDGAAGAMVVVEDVTSDAVYVSGGGGPEESSQLTLSFRGQVYVFDAVTPDKVQAVLLLLGGCELSSSGSPCVDVVPQQNQRGSMEYPARCSLPQRAASLDRFRKKRKERCFDKKVRYGVRQEVALRMHRNKGQFTSSKKQDGANSYGTDQDSGQDDSQSETSCTHCGTSSKSTPMMRRGPSGPRSLCNACGLFWANRGALRDLSKRNHEQSLVAVEQVDDGNDSDCRTAANPALNNLAAAYSEHDNPALVADRKVFQSQKMLH, via the exons ATGGAGCCACCAGCAATGTACGGACACTCCCAGCCACTGAACATGCCTCCGCAGATCTCCGCCGCCGAAAGCGGCGACGGCTCCGGCCCAGACCCCGCCCTCGACGCCCACCACCACATTCACTACGAACCTCACGCGCTCGAAGACGGTGCTGCCGGTGCCATGGTCGTCGTCGAGGATGTCACTTCCGATGCGGTCTACGTCTCCGGCGGTGGAGGGCCCGAAGAGTCTAGTCAGCTTACGCTGTCGTTTCGTGGCCAAGTTTACGTCTTCGATGCTGTTACGCCTGATAAG GTTCAAGCGGTGTTGTTACTGTTGGGTGGATGTGAACTGTCTTCGAGTGGTTCGCCATGTGTGGATGTGGTGCCTCAACAGAATCAGAGG GGTTCAATGGAATATCCTGCAAGATGTAGTCTACCACAGCGAGCTGCGTCGTTAGATAGGTTCAGGAAGAAGAGGAAAGAGCGATGTTTTGATAAAAAAGTGAGATATGGTGTACGGCAAGAAGTTGCGCTCAG AATGCACCGTAATAAGGGGCAATTCACTTCTTCTAAGAAACAAGATGGAGCTAATAGTTATGGTACAGATCAAGATTCAGGACAGGATGATAGTCAATCAGAAACCTC ATGCACACATTGTGGCACGAGTTCAAAATCCACCCCAATGATGCGGCGAGGGCCGTCTGGTCCAAGGTCACTTTGCAATGCTTGTGGCCTTTTTTGGGCAAATAGG GGTGCTTTGAGAGACCTTTCGAAGAGAAATCATGAACAGTCTCTTGTAGCAGTTGAGCAG GTCGATGATGGTAACGACTCAGATTGTCGGACTGCCGCCAACCCTGCGCTAAACAATCTGGCTGCTGCATACTCAGAGCATGATAATCCAGCTTTGGTAGCTGATCGTAAAGTTTTCCAGTCCCAGAAAATGCTCCACTAG